In Candidatus Equadaptatus faecalis, a single window of DNA contains:
- the rpsJ gene encoding 30S ribosomal protein S10 produces MTKKIRIKLKAFDNRVLDASAIQIAETAKRTGAKVSGPVPLPTEIEKFSALTSPHTDKDAREQFEIRTHKRLIDIVDPTQKTMETLMELNLPSGVDIQIKL; encoded by the coding sequence TTGACAAAGAAAATTCGTATTAAGCTCAAAGCTTTTGACAACCGTGTACTCGACGCTTCGGCAATTCAGATTGCCGAAACGGCGAAACGCACCGGTGCAAAAGTGTCGGGACCTGTACCTCTCCCGACCGAAATCGAAAAGTTCTCCGCTCTGACGTCCCCGCATACGGACAAAGATGCGCGCGAACAGTTTGAGATCAGGACGCACAAGCGTCTTATCGATATTGTGGATCCTACACAGAAGACAATGGAAACACTCATGGAGCTTAACCTGCCCTCAGGAGTGGATATCCAGATTAAACTGTAG